One genomic region from Desulfomicrobium macestii encodes:
- a CDS encoding DUF2254 domain-containing protein: MWNHLSFIIKHFRERLWIKPLIVCVLSIAAVFLANLMDMTELGRFLPEITEESTETLLRIMASSMLMMATFAVASMVAAYSSASRSATPRSFPLIIADDVSQNALSVFIGAFIFSVVALVAMMNGLYVGRGSHFILFSLTIVVLAIVIVTFIRWVDNIARLGRLGHTITKVEAAAAEAIQKRQSAPRLGGVAAFGFPDAGRAVFGAIGYVQHVDIAALQARAVQSGLRIVVAALPGTFSTPDRPVAWVIREATDSVSDEDAKAIADTFVIGDSRSFDQDPRFGLVVLSEIASRALSPAVNDPGTAIGVTGTLVRLFVMWNERGKADDVYAVQFDRVAVPELSLADMFDDAFTGIARDGAGNVEVVVWLLKALGSLAVAGDATMRDNALRHARLAVIRAEKALKISEDITAVREAAKYAI, from the coding sequence ATGTGGAATCACCTGAGTTTCATCATCAAGCATTTTCGGGAGCGATTATGGATCAAGCCGCTCATCGTATGCGTGCTGTCCATTGCCGCAGTTTTTCTTGCCAATCTCATGGACATGACGGAACTCGGCCGTTTTTTGCCGGAAATCACTGAGGAGTCGACCGAAACTTTGCTCAGGATCATGGCGTCGAGCATGTTGATGATGGCCACGTTTGCCGTGGCCTCGATGGTGGCCGCTTATTCGTCGGCAAGCAGGTCCGCGACGCCCCGCTCTTTTCCGCTCATAATCGCCGATGACGTTTCGCAGAATGCGCTCTCGGTATTCATCGGCGCGTTCATCTTCAGTGTGGTTGCGCTTGTTGCGATGATGAACGGGCTTTATGTTGGAAGGGGCAGTCACTTTATCCTGTTCTCCCTGACAATAGTTGTGCTCGCAATCGTCATTGTCACCTTCATCCGGTGGGTCGATAACATCGCCCGGCTCGGCCGGCTGGGACACACGATCACCAAGGTGGAGGCGGCGGCCGCGGAAGCGATTCAAAAGCGTCAGTCGGCGCCACGTCTTGGCGGCGTCGCGGCGTTCGGTTTCCCGGATGCGGGCCGGGCGGTCTTTGGAGCCATCGGTTACGTGCAGCATGTTGACATCGCTGCGTTGCAAGCGCGGGCGGTGCAGTCGGGACTGAGAATTGTCGTGGCGGCGTTGCCCGGCACCTTTAGCACCCCAGACCGTCCTGTCGCGTGGGTCATCCGAGAGGCAACGGACAGCGTGTCCGACGAGGACGCCAAAGCAATCGCTGACACGTTCGTGATTGGCGATTCAAGGAGCTTTGATCAGGATCCGCGATTCGGGCTGGTGGTCCTTTCGGAGATCGCCAGTCGCGCGCTTTCGCCTGCGGTCAATGATCCGGGCACCGCCATCGGCGTCACGGGCACACTTGTTCGCCTGTTTGTAATGTGGAACGAGCGCGGCAAGGCGGATGATGTTTACGCGGTGCAGTTCGACCGTGTTGCGGTACCGGAATTGTCACTGGCAGACATGTTCGACGACGCTTTTACCGGGATCGCACGAGACGGAGCGGGCAATGTCGAAGTGGTAGTCTGGCTGCTCAAGGCCCTCGGATCCCTCGCCGTAGCCGGGGACGCAACAATGCGCGACAACGCGTTGCGCCACGCCCGTCTCGCAGTGATTCGCGCCGAGAAGGCTCTGAAGATTTCCGAAGATATCACAGCCGTACGAGAGGCCGCCAAGTATGCAATCTGA
- a CDS encoding hemerythrin domain-containing protein — MKATEELIQEHQNIELMLEILKTVSTRLRDGDAVPPEHLEGILEFLTVFVDKCHHGKEEKYLFRALEAAGVDHITGHIGVLIYEHEQGRIHVARIKKALAGTLGVPDMVEVQAAAADYVELMVQHITTENTDVFPMAEKILDSDASAKLCENFEKLERERIGAGKHEEFHALLETLQDVYLK; from the coding sequence ATGAAAGCAACAGAAGAACTCATCCAGGAACACCAGAACATCGAGCTGATGCTGGAAATCCTGAAAACCGTGTCAACGCGACTGCGCGACGGAGATGCGGTCCCGCCCGAACATCTTGAAGGCATCCTGGAATTTTTGACGGTTTTCGTCGACAAGTGCCATCACGGCAAGGAAGAAAAATACCTGTTTCGGGCCTTGGAAGCCGCCGGAGTGGACCACATTACCGGGCACATCGGAGTCTTGATCTATGAACACGAACAGGGCCGCATCCATGTCGCCCGGATCAAGAAAGCACTGGCGGGGACCTTGGGTGTTCCGGACATGGTAGAAGTGCAGGCTGCCGCAGCGGATTATGTGGAGCTAATGGTCCAGCATATCACCACGGAAAACACGGATGTATTTCCGATGGCCGAAAAAATTCTAGATTCAGACGCGTCCGCCAAGCTTTGCGAGAACTTCGAGAAGCTCGAGCGTGAGAGGATTGGAGCAGGAAAACACGAAGAATTTCATGCTCTGCTGGAAACACTGCAAGACGTGTATCTGAAGTGA
- a CDS encoding mechanosensitive ion channel family protein, translated as MPQLHPRLAAQHFLARFAGFMLAAGWGGLSQICGRMQLWKFKIQDLTLASSRLILAITLCCAILTFTSVAAQQSDGIDDTPLPVKATDGKLEQPGKVEVKPVARDDQIRQRIADILETTGWFGEPGVTVQKGIVFLKGTTEIDESRQWAGDLAKNTEGVVAVVNQIEVAPTTVWNFEPTFQVLKELARGFLRLLPLIVVALVVIVLSWIFAWLTVKVLRCGLLGRALSHLLREVLARAGGMLVMLAGLYLVLRISGLTQLALTLVGGTGLIGLVLGIAFRDITENFLASLFLSLQQPFREGDLVEVAGVTGYVQRLTSRTTVLMTLDGNQTQVPNSTVFKSTIRNFTSNPNRREDFIVGIGYDDSIPFAQEVALKVLADHPAVLDDPEPLVLVENLGPSTVNLRVYFWLDGGRLSWLKVKSSVIRLVKRAFQEAGISLPDEAREVTFPNGVPVRIMESQGAAESAEPVLKKLAAEPETVATKAEASLQSEAREIKEQASKSWTPGENLLTPS; from the coding sequence CTGGAAATTCAAGATTCAAGATCTGACCCTTGCCTCTTCCCGACTCATCTTAGCTATCACCCTGTGCTGCGCCATCTTGACGTTTACCTCGGTTGCTGCCCAACAGTCAGACGGTATCGATGATACGCCGCTGCCGGTGAAAGCAACTGACGGCAAACTCGAGCAACCAGGCAAAGTTGAAGTCAAGCCCGTCGCCAGGGATGACCAGATCAGGCAACGAATCGCGGATATTCTTGAAACGACAGGCTGGTTCGGCGAGCCTGGGGTCACTGTCCAGAAAGGAATCGTTTTTCTGAAAGGAACGACGGAAATCGATGAGTCCAGGCAATGGGCCGGAGATTTGGCGAAAAATACGGAGGGCGTTGTTGCAGTCGTCAATCAGATCGAAGTGGCCCCGACCACTGTTTGGAATTTTGAGCCAACATTTCAAGTACTGAAAGAACTTGCACGCGGATTCCTTCGATTGCTGCCCCTGATCGTGGTGGCGCTGGTCGTAATCGTTCTTTCATGGATCTTCGCCTGGTTAACGGTGAAAGTACTTCGGTGCGGGCTTCTGGGTCGAGCCCTCAGCCACCTTTTGCGTGAAGTACTGGCCCGGGCTGGAGGAATGCTTGTCATGCTTGCCGGTCTATACCTTGTGCTGCGAATCTCCGGGCTCACGCAACTTGCGCTTACGCTGGTGGGCGGAACTGGCCTCATTGGTTTGGTGCTCGGCATCGCTTTTCGCGACATCACCGAGAATTTTCTCGCCAGTCTCTTTCTGAGCTTGCAGCAACCGTTTCGTGAGGGCGATCTGGTGGAAGTCGCGGGCGTGACAGGGTACGTTCAGCGGCTGACTTCTCGCACAACTGTTCTGATGACACTGGACGGCAATCAGACACAGGTGCCCAATTCAACCGTTTTCAAAAGCACGATCCGCAACTTCACGAGCAATCCCAATCGTCGCGAGGATTTTATCGTAGGTATCGGCTACGACGATTCCATCCCTTTTGCCCAGGAAGTCGCCCTGAAGGTGCTTGCTGACCATCCGGCCGTTTTGGATGATCCCGAACCCTTGGTGCTCGTGGAAAACCTCGGCCCGTCCACGGTAAATCTGCGCGTATATTTCTGGCTCGATGGCGGTCGGCTCAGCTGGTTGAAAGTGAAATCGTCCGTCATTCGCCTCGTCAAAAGGGCCTTCCAGGAAGCGGGAATCTCGCTTCCGGACGAGGCGCGTGAAGTCACCTTCCCAAACGGGGTGCCTGTACGCATCATGGAAAGCCAGGGGGCTGCGGAATCAGCCGAACCAGTTCTGAAGAAGCTGGCCGCCGAGCCCGAAACAGTCGCGACCAAGGCGGAAGCCAGCCTGCAAAGCGAAGCCAGGGAAATCAAGGAGCAGGCGAGTAAATCGTGGACCCCTGGGGAGAATCTCTTAACTCCATCGTAA